TTGCCGAACTGATGGCGAGCCACGACGCGTTCGTCGCACCTGCTACCACGACGGGCAAGAATATCGCACCGCGCGTCGCCGCGTTGCTCGACGTGATGCAGATTTCGGAAATCCTGTCGGTCGAGGGACCCAAGACCTTCACCCGCCCGATCTATGCCGGCAACGCGATCGCGACCGTCGAATCGTCGGACGCGAAGCTCGTCCTCACCGTCCGCGGCACCGCCTTTGAAAAGGCCGCCACCTCGGGTGGTTCGGGTGCGGTCGAAGCCGTCTCGGCGGGCGGCGACGCCGGCATCTCGAGCTTTGTCGGCGCCGAAATCGCCAAGCAGGATCGTCCCGAGTTGACCTCGGCGAAGATCATCGTGTCGGGCGGCCGTGCGCTGGGTTCGAGCGAGAAGTATGAGGAAGTCATCGTTCCGCTCGCCGACAAGCTCGGCGCCGCGCTCGGCGCCAGCCGCGCCGCGGTCGATGCGGGCTACGTACCCAACGACTATCAGGTCGGCCAGACCGGCAAGATCGTCGCGCCGGAAGTCTATTTCGCGATCGGCATTTCGGGCGCGATCCAGCACCTTGCGGGCATGAAGGATTCGAAGACGATCGTCGCGATCAACAAGGACGAAGACGCGCCGATCTTTCAGGTCGCCGACCTCGGCCTCGTCGCTGACCTGTTCAGCGCCGTGCCCGAACTGACCGGCAAGATCTAAACGTCCGCCCATATGGCCGGCAATCATCCCGGGGTGCCCGGACTGGGCGACGCACCGTTCAACGCGGGTGGTCGCCGGTCCGCGCGCCCGGGCGCCGGGCGCGAGGTCGACGACGACGACAATGGCATCGGCGACGACGATGTCCACGGCCGCGCGCTCGTCCTCGCGAGCGTCGCGCGCGATGCGCGGCTCAATCAGAAATTCCTGCTGCTGATCACGCTGTCGGCGGCGATCGCCACATTGGGCCTGCTTCAGGGATCGGCGGCAGTCGTCATCGGCGCGATGCTCGTGTCGCCGCTGCTCGGTCCGATCATGGGCGTCGGCTTCGGGCTCGCGACGCTCGAAAGCAATCTGATCAAACGCTCGCTGATCACCATGGCGGCGGGGATGGCGGTTGCAGTGATCGTCGCGATGCTGATCATCTGGCTGTCGCCGATCAACGACGTCACCCCCGAACTCCGCGCACGGACGCAGCCGACATTGCTCGACCTCGGCGTCGCGGTGGTCGGCGGCATCGCCGGCGTTTATGCGATCATGCGCAAGCTGTCGGGGGTGATGGTCGGCGTGGCGATTGCTACCGCGCTCGTCCCGCCGCTCTCGACGATCGGCTTCGGCCTTGCGACCGGGCGTTTCGATTTCGCGCTCGGTTCGGCGCTGCTCTTCCTCACCAACACGCTTGCCATCGCCTTCGCCGCGACGATCGTCGCGCGCGTCAATCGCTTCGGGCCGTCGCTGACCGCGCAGCATACGATGATGCAGGTCGCGGGGATCGTCGTGACGCTAGGTATCCTCTCGATCCCGCTTGCGCTTTCGCTCAATGCCATCGTCCGCGAGATCGGCGCGCGCAATGCGGTGCAAACCGAACTCGACCGGTTGCTCGACCCCAGCGACCGCGTCGACAGCCTCAATGTGCGGATGGAAGGCGACGATGTATCGGTCGACGGTGTCGTACTGGTCGACCAATATGCCGCGCAGCTCAATCCCGCTCTGGCGCGGCAGGTACAACGCAAGCTCAAGCGGTCGGTGCGGGTGAATATCGTCCAGCTCCGGCAGCAGACCAACGCCGCGGCGCAGGTCGAAGAGCAGCTCAATCGCCGCGTCACGACGCTCGAACAGCGCGAGGGCGACAGCCGCAACATCATTGCCGGGCTCACCGTCGGCGAGCTGGTGCCGCGCGAGCGGGTGCTGGTCGATGCGCAGGCGCGCCGCGTCGTCGTGCAGCGCGACCGCGAGGCGGAGGGCGAACAGGTCGCCGCCGCGATCGACCGCATCATGGCGTCGGTGCAGGCGAACCATCCGCAATGGCTGATCCAGAACGGCGCGCTGACGGTGGCGGAAGCACCCGCTGCGGAAGAGGCCGCGGCCGAATAGCCTTTCGCAGACCTATTCGAGTTGATCTGTGGCACTCAATCCCGTGGGATAGGCGCCGATCCTTGGCGAATGTCGGAAAAGGGGGAGGCGATATGCACGGCAAGCGACTGGCATTGGCGATGATGTTGGCGTGCGCCGGTTTTGGCGCGATCGCCAAACCGGCGCAGGCAATGGTTTCTGCGGCCGAAAGCGTCAAAATCGACAAGGCGCGGATCGATGCCGCGATCGAGGCGATGATCGCCGACGGCCGCGCCGCCGGCACCTCGGCGCTGATCTGGCAGGACGGTCGGGAGGTCTATTTCGGCGCGGCGGGCATGGCCGACCGCCAAGCGAAGCGCCCGATGCGCCGCGACACGATCGCCCAAATCTATTCGATGACCAAGCCGGTTACCGGCGTCGCCCTGATGCAGCTTTGGGAGGCGGGCAAGTTCCGGCTCGACGATCCGCTGGCGAAATATCTGCCCGAATATACGAATATGCGTGTCTATGCGGGTAAGGATGCGGCGGGCCAGCCGCGCTACCTCCCCGACGAGCGGCCGATCAGCGTGCGCGATATCCTGCGCCACACCGCGGGCTTCGCCTATGGCGCCGGACCGACGCCCGCGCACGACGCCTATGTCGCCGCTGATCCGCTCGCGCTGACTGTCCCGCTTGCCGAGACGAGCCGGCGCCTCGCGACGGTGCCGCTGCTCTATCAACCGGGGAGGCAGTGGGAATATAGTATCGCGGTCGACGTGCAGGCGGCGCTTGTGGAGAAGCTGTCGGGCCAGCCCTTCGCCGATTATGTCCGCACGCATATCTTCGAACCGCTCGGGATGGCCGAGACCGCGTGGCGCCAGCCCGACGCGCGACTGGCGCGCTTCGCGGCGATGAATGTGAAGCAGGACGGCAAGCTGGTTCAGCAGCCGGCGGCGGAAGCGCAGAAGCTCAATTTCGAAGATCACGCGCTGACACCGGGCGGCTTCGGCCTTGCCTCGACCCTCGACGATTATTCGCGTTTCGCGCGGATGCTGCTGAACAAGGGCAGCCTCGACGGCGTGCGCATCCTCAAACCCTCGACGGTCGAGTTGATGGCGACCGACCAGCTCGACCCCGCTATCACGGAGCGCGCGTGGCTTCCCGGCAAGGGTGCGGTCGGCTTCGGCGTCGACTTTGCTGTACGCAAGTCGCCGCCGCAAACCGCTGAGGAAAATCGCGGCGCGGTCGGCGAGTTTTTCTGGGACGGCATGGCCTCGACGCTCTTCTGGGTCGATCCGGCGAACCGCCTGACCGCCGTCTTCTTCGTCCAGACCATCCCCTATGATGGCACGCTGCACCGCGATTTCCGCGCGGCGGTTTACGGGCCAGACTATAAAGGGCCGGCAGGCGACTAGACTGTCATATGTCGGTCATGGACAGGCGCTTGAGCGGGTTCGAGGAATTTCCGATGTCGCAACCTGACAAACGCGCCCTGCTTGCCGGCTGACTGTCCTTTCGATCCGTGCGATAATCCGGCTTCCCAACCACAGAGGGGCGGCACTGACCGCTGTCCCGCCCGCACAGACTTCACCGTTTCCGTACGAACTCGGCGCGCAGCACCAGCCCCTTGATCCCCGCGTGGCGGCAATCGATTTCCTGCGCGTCGCCGGTCAGTCGGATCGATTTGATGACAGTCCCGACCTTCAACGTCTGCCCCGCGCCTTTAACGTTGAGGTCCTTAACCAAAACGACCGAATCGCCGTCGGCTAGCAGGTTGCCAACCGCGTCGCGCACTTCGGGGGCGGCCGCTTCGGCTGCGTTGCGCGCGGCAACATCGCTCACCGACAGCCACTCGCCGCTCGCTTCGTCATAGACATAATCGTCGTCGGCCATGGTTTTCCTATTTGGGTTTGCGAAAGCGCAGCGCGAACTGGTCGGTCTTGCCGCGGATTTCCTTGTCGAAGACATTGGCGGTACGCGGATCGTCGGGGCGGCGATAGAGGTCGTTTTCGGCTTCGAGTTTGAACCCCGCGCCGGTCAGCGCTGCGACGACCGCATCCTTGTCGATCCGGTGCAGGCTGTCGGACAAGGACGTGCCGCTGCCATCGGCGGCGCTATGGTCGACGACGACCAGCGTGCCGCCGGGTTTGAGCGCCGCGAACAAGGCTGCGCTCGCCCTGGCGCCGGTGCCTTCGGGGAAGGGCTTCAGATAAAGGTCGTGGAAATTCTGCACGGTGATGATCGTGTCGAGCGGCTCGGGAAAGGCGGGCGCCGCGAATGGCCCCGCGACGGCATCGACATTGGCGTAAGCCGCGTCCACAGCGGCCTGGTCGTCGCCATATTGTTTCTTGAAGGCGATGAATTCGGCGGGCTGGAAGCCATAGACCTTGCCCGCCGGGCCGACGGCAGCGGCGAGCAGGCGCGTGACATAGCCCCCGCCCATGACGAAATCGCCGACCTTTTCGCCCGGCGCAATCTGCGCAAAGGCGAGCAGGTCGGCGGGTTTGCGCGCGGCGTCGCGCTCGCGGTCGGCGGCGGGGCGCGCGGGGTCGTCGAGCGCGGCCTTGTAGCTGACGGTGCTTTCCTTGGCGGCGAGTGGGGTCGCCGAAATGGCGAGTAGGACGGCGAGGGCAAGCGGACGGATCATGGCATCGACTCCCTTTGGTGTATCGCGTGAGCATAACAGCATCGCGCCGCCTTCGCCCGATTATTTGCATCTCGCTAATTTGATGATAGGTTTTTCTGTGAAACTAAAAATCGGGAGACGGACATGCATGATCTGGTGATTCGCGGCGGCACCGTCGTCGATGGTTCGGGCGGCGCGCCCTTCGTCGCCGATGTTGCGGTCGATGGCGACCGCATCGTCGCGGTGGGCAAGAATCTTGGGCTCGCGCGCGAAGAAATCGACGCCAGCGGCAAGATCGTCACACCCGGCTTCGTCGACGTACATACCCATTATGACGGGCAGGCGACGTGGGACGCCGAAATGGCGCCGTCGAGCTGGCACGGCGTCACCACGGTCGTGATGGGCAATTGCGGCGTGGGCTTTGCGCCCGCCAAGCCCGATCGCCACGACTGGCTGATTTCGCTGATGGAAGGCGTCGAGGACATCCCCGGCACCGCGCTCGCCGAGGGCATGTCGTGGGATTGGGAGACGTTTCCCGAATATATGGACGCGCTCGAAAAGCTGCCGCGCACGGTCGACGTCGCGTGCCACGTCCCGCACGGCGCGGTGCGCGCCTATGTGCTCGGCGACCGCGAAAAGCCCGGCGCGATCCCGACCGAGGCGGACATCGCCGAAATGTCGCGCATCGTCGAGGAAGGCGTGCGTGCCGGCGCGCTCGGTTTCTCGACCAGCCGCACCGTCCTCCACAAGTCGGTCGACGGCGAACTTGTTCCCGGCACGACCGCGACCGCCGAGGAGCTGATTGCGATCGGCCGCGCGATGGGGCGCGTCGGTTACGGCGTGTTCGAAATGGCGAGCGACCTCAAGCGCGAGTGGAACGAATTTCAGTGGATGGGCGATTTGAGCCGCGAAACCGGGCTGCCGGTGACCTTTGCCGCGCTCCAGTCGATTGCCAAGGAATTGCCGCTCGAAGAGCAGATCGAGGAGATGCGGCGCCAGAATGCGAGCGGCGCGAACATCGTCGCGCAGATCGCGCTGCGCGGCAACGGCGTGATCATGGCGTGGCAGGGCACCGTCCACCCGTTCCGCTTCAAGCCCGCGTGGGAAGAGATCATCGACCTGCCGTGGGACGCGCAGCTCGCGAAGCTCAAAGACCCCGCCTTCAAGAAACGCATGATCGAAGAGGAGAATGTCTGGCCCGAAAGCGACATCATCGATTTTCTGAAGATCGTCGCGCTGGGCTGGCCGGTCCAGTTCGAAATGGACCCCGACTTCAATTACGAGCCGAAGATGGACGAAAGCATCATGGCGCGCGCGGCCTCCGCTGGGGTTTCGCCAGCCGAATATGCGTATGACCTGCTGATGAAGGACGACGGCAAGGGCTTCATCTACTTCCCCATCCTCAACTACCGCGACGGCAACCTCAATTTCCTCGAGGATCTGCAGGCGGCCGACGACACGGTGAACAGCCTGTCCGATGGCGGCGCGCATTGCGGGACGATCTGCGACGCCGCATCGCCGACCTTCATGCTCCAGCATTGGGTGCGCGACCGGGCCGGCAAGCGCATCGCGCTCGAACATGCGGTGAAGCGCCAGTGCCGCGACACCGCGATCCTCTATGGCCTCGAAGATCGCGGCGTGCTCGCGCCGGGCTATCTCGCCGATTTGAACGTGATCGACATGGATGCGATCAAGCTCGGCAAGCCCTGGCTCGCCTTCGATCTGCCCGCGGGTGGCAAGCGCCTGCTGCAAAAGGCCGACGGTTATGTCGCGACGGTGAAGTCCGGGGTCGTGACCTTCAGGGACGGCCAAATGCAGGGGCCGACGCCGGGCGGCGTGATACGCGGCCCGCAACGCGTCGAAATGGCGATGGCCGCGGAGTGATGCGGGGCGTCCAGCTTCGCGCACCCGCTTCGCTCGACAATCTGACGCTCGTCGACCTGCCCGACCCGGGCGATCCGGGGCCGGGCGAGATTCGTGTGCGGCTGGCGGCCTCCTCGCTCAATTTCCACGACTATGCCGTCGTGACCGGAATGATCCCCGCCGCCGACGGTCGGATCCCGATGTCCGACGGCGCCGGGACGGTCGAAGCGGTCGGAGAGGGCGTGACGCAGTTCAAACCCGGAGACACGGCGGTGTCGATCTTCTTCCCCGAATGGACCGACGGCGCGCCGCCCGCAACGGCGTTTCGCGGCGTGCCCGGTGACGGCGTCGACGGCTACGCGCGCGAGGCAGTGGTGACGCCGGAACATTGGTTCACCCCCGCGCCGGATGGCTATTCGGCGGGCGAGGCGGCGACGCTGACCTGCGCCGGGCTGACCGCGTGGCGCGCGCTGTTCGTCGATGGCCGGACGCGGCCGGGTTCGACCGTGTTGGTACAGGGCAGCGGCGGTGTTTCGGTGTTCGCTTTGCAATTTGCGAAGGCCGCGGGCGCGCGGGTGATTGCGACCAGCTCGTCCGATGCCAAACTCGATCGGCTGAAGGCGCTCGGTGCCGATGAGCTGATCAACTACAAGCAGGTGCCCGCATGGGGTGCAAAGGCGCTCGAACTGACCGGCGGCGGCGGGGTCGATACCGTTGTCGAAATCGGCGGCGCCGGCACGCTCGACCAGTCGATGGTCGCAGCGCGTGTCGGCGGGCATGTCGCGCTGATCGGCGTGCTCGCCGGATTCGCGGGACCGGTTCAGACGGCGTTGCTGATGGCCAAGAATCTGCGTGTGCAGGGGCTGACCGTCGGCAGCCGCCAGCAACAGATCGATATGATCGCGGGAATCGAAGCAAACGGAATCCGGCCTGTCATCAGCGACCATTTCCCGCTCGAAAAGCTGGCCGATGCTTTTCGGCATCAGGCGGCGAACGCCCATTTCGGCAAGATCGTCGTCGATATTTAGCGGGCCAGCAGATCCGAAGGCAAAGTCGGTTCGCTGACGAGTTTCGCCATGCGCCGCCACATCTCGTCGCGCGTGGGCCGGCCTCGCTCGACATAAGCGCGCACCATCGTCTCGCCGAGACCATAGTTGATCACATAGCTGCGATACTGATCGGTGAAGCCGATCGACTGTTCGGCGCGCTTTGCGGAGACGAGCATATATTTTTGCGTCAGCGCGATCGCGGTCGGTCGGTCGATCTCGCCGTCGAGATATTGCTGCGCAATCGTCAGCCGCGCGCCCGACGCGCGCTTGATCGCTTTCAATAGCTGCCAATAGCGGTCGTCCGACGGCACCGCGATCCCGGCGATCGGCATCAGCACGTCGCGTTCGGTGTCGGCCTTGCTGCGTTCGGGAAAGGCGAGGTCGATGCCGTAATTGGCGCTCCCCTCCGCGATCAGGCTTTGCGGGCTGTAGAGGGGATAGACGCTGAATTCGATCCAGCCGTTTTCCCTCACCAGCCTCTCTTCGAGCTTCATGTTGAGGAGGTGGTGCCCCGGATAACCCTCGTGACAGCCGAGATCGAGCGCGCGCGACAGGCGGATCGGCAGGTCGGTGTTGACCTGGATCAGGCTGTGATAGCCGCCCTGATAATAGTTGTAGCCGCTCCAGCTCTTGCCGGTGACGAATTCGAGGCGAAAGCTCTCGTCCGCCGGCATCGGAATATGCGCCATGCTGCGCCCGCGGCAGCGCGCGATCGCGGCGTCGAAGGTCTTTTGCAGCCGATCCTTGGGAATGGTGAAGCCGTCGAGATAGGCCTCGACACGGTCGGCGAGCGCGCCGTCGCCGGGGACGAGCTCTTCGATCTTCGCGAGTTCGGGGTCGTAACTCGCGAGCGGTTTGAGCTGGGGGCGGACCCCGAACAGCCGCTCGGCTTCGTCGGCGAAAGCGAAACGCGTACCCTGCATCATCTGCAATCGCGTCTCGGCGGCGCGAAGCTGCGCGCGGAGGAAGGCGGCGCGGCGCTTGGCGAGGGGGCCGGAGAGGCGGCGCGCGGCAAGGTCGGCCGCCGCCATCAACTCACGCGTCGCCGCGAGCAGCGCGGCCTTGTCGCGCGGCGCGGCCTCGGCCGCCTTCTGCAGTTCGGGCGGGCCATAATAGGCGTCGATATAGCCCGGCTCGTGCGTCCCGATTTCGAGGCTGAGGCGCAGATAGGCGGCGGCGATTTCATCGAGCGCCTTGGTCGAGGCGGCGGTGCGGCGCACGTCGAGCGTTGCGACGCCCGGTCCGGGGGCAGGCTGCTCGACCCCCGTGGCGGCGCAGCCCGAGAGGAGCGCGGCAGCAACCAGCGACGGCGAAATCAGTGTCTTCATGCCCGGCTGCTTAGCCGTGCGCTTCGGACGTGTCACGCACATCGCCGTCGGTGGCGATCTCGCCGTTCGAGGCGCTTTCGACCGCGCTATGCTGCGGATGAAGCGGCGCGAAGCGGAGCACGGCGAAGCCGACGAGCGCGGCCACCAGCGACCCCATCAAAATGCCGATCTTCGCTTCCTCGATCAGCAGCGCGTCGCCGGGGAACGCGAGCCCGCCGATGAAAAGGCTCATCGTGAAGCCGATCCCGCACAGCATCGCGACGCCATAGACCTGTAGCCAGGTCGCACCGCGGAGGCGGCCCGCAATGCCGAGTTTGACCGAAAGCCAGACGCTGCCGAAGATACCGATCTGCTTGCCGAGGAACAGGCCTGCGGCGATGCCGAGCGGTAGCGGCGCAAGGATCTGGTCGATGCCGAGGCCTCGGATGTCGACCCCGGCGTTGGCGAAACCGAACAGTGGCACGATCGCGAAGGCGACCCATGGGTGCAGCGCATGTTCGAGCCGGTGCAGCGGCGAGGTCTGGCTATCGGGCGCGCCGGGCGTGCGCTCGAAAGGGATCGTCATTGCCGCGAGCACGCCGGCGATCGTTGCATGCACGCCCGAAAGCAGCATGGCGTACCAGAGGAGGAGGAACATCAGCAGATAGAGGATGAGGCTCTTCACCCCCGCGCGGTTCATCGCGTACATGAAGGCGAGGATCGCGGCGGCCGCACCGAGCGCCATGACATTGATCTTGGCGGTGTAGAAAAGTGCGATGATCGCGACCGCCCCCATGTCGTCGACGATCGCGACGGTAACGAGGAACAGTTTGAGCGAGGTCGGCGCGCGCTTGCCGAGCAGCGCGAGCACCCCCATCGCAAAGGCGATGTCGGTCGCTGCCGGAATCGCCCAGCCCTGCGCGAGCCCCGGCTCCTTCCCGGCGAAGAGCATGTAGAGCGCCGCCGGCACCGCCATACCTGCCGCCGCAGCGATGAAAGGCAACCGCCGCCGGTCCCAGCTCGCGAGCCGGCCATCGACGAACTCGCGCTTGATCTCGAGCCCGACAAGCAGGAAAAACACCGCCATCAGCCCGTCGTTGATCCACAGGTGAACCGTCATCGGACCGAGCTTCTCCGTGAGAACAGGGCCGGTCACCGCATGAATAGCGTGTTCGTAAGTCTCGGCGAACGCTGAATTGGCGACAATCATCGCCAAAATGGCGGCGAAAATGAGCAGCATGCCGCCGGCGCTCTCGCTTTCAAGAAAATCACGCAATGCAGAACGAGGCGGAAAACTGCGAGTCATGGGTAAGCTATTTCCTTATTTCGTCAGCGAATTTGACAGTTGAGCGTTGATATGGGCCCGGCTTTACAAACCGGGCCCATTCACTAGCACTATAGATGGAAATGACATTAGGTCATCGAGGGGCGCGGGGCTAGCATATTGGGGCTATCGACCGCATGGCTGGAATGGCTGGTGCTGGGAGCCGGCCATGAACTGATGCTGTTCGCATCGGTCGGCATATTGCTGATCGGGCTCGACGACTTGCTGCTCGACGCCTTGTGGCTGGCGACGCGCCGCCGCGACCCTGCGGCGCTCCCCGACGCGCCGCCGATCGACGGGCGCTTCGCGGTGTTCGTGCCCGCTTGGGACGAAGCCGAAGTGCTTCCCGCGATGCTGCACCGCACGCTCGCGGCATGGCAGGGGGAGGATTTCCGGTTGTATGTCGGCTGCTACCCCAACGACGCCGCGACGCTGTTCGCCGT
This DNA window, taken from Sphingopyxis sp. PAMC25046, encodes the following:
- the nhaA gene encoding Na+/H+ antiporter NhaA, which translates into the protein MTRSFPPRSALRDFLESESAGGMLLIFAAILAMIVANSAFAETYEHAIHAVTGPVLTEKLGPMTVHLWINDGLMAVFFLLVGLEIKREFVDGRLASWDRRRLPFIAAAAGMAVPAALYMLFAGKEPGLAQGWAIPAATDIAFAMGVLALLGKRAPTSLKLFLVTVAIVDDMGAVAIIALFYTAKINVMALGAAAAILAFMYAMNRAGVKSLILYLLMFLLLWYAMLLSGVHATIAGVLAAMTIPFERTPGAPDSQTSPLHRLEHALHPWVAFAIVPLFGFANAGVDIRGLGIDQILAPLPLGIAAGLFLGKQIGIFGSVWLSVKLGIAGRLRGATWLQVYGVAMLCGIGFTMSLFIGGLAFPGDALLIEEAKIGILMGSLVAALVGFAVLRFAPLHPQHSAVESASNGEIATDGDVRDTSEAHG
- a CDS encoding D-aminoacylase, which translates into the protein MHDLVIRGGTVVDGSGGAPFVADVAVDGDRIVAVGKNLGLAREEIDASGKIVTPGFVDVHTHYDGQATWDAEMAPSSWHGVTTVVMGNCGVGFAPAKPDRHDWLISLMEGVEDIPGTALAEGMSWDWETFPEYMDALEKLPRTVDVACHVPHGAVRAYVLGDREKPGAIPTEADIAEMSRIVEEGVRAGALGFSTSRTVLHKSVDGELVPGTTATAEELIAIGRAMGRVGYGVFEMASDLKREWNEFQWMGDLSRETGLPVTFAALQSIAKELPLEEQIEEMRRQNASGANIVAQIALRGNGVIMAWQGTVHPFRFKPAWEEIIDLPWDAQLAKLKDPAFKKRMIEEENVWPESDIIDFLKIVALGWPVQFEMDPDFNYEPKMDESIMARAASAGVSPAEYAYDLLMKDDGKGFIYFPILNYRDGNLNFLEDLQAADDTVNSLSDGGAHCGTICDAASPTFMLQHWVRDRAGKRIALEHAVKRQCRDTAILYGLEDRGVLAPGYLADLNVIDMDAIKLGKPWLAFDLPAGGKRLLQKADGYVATVKSGVVTFRDGQMQGPTPGGVIRGPQRVEMAMAAE
- a CDS encoding NAD(P)-dependent alcohol dehydrogenase, with translation MRGVQLRAPASLDNLTLVDLPDPGDPGPGEIRVRLAASSLNFHDYAVVTGMIPAADGRIPMSDGAGTVEAVGEGVTQFKPGDTAVSIFFPEWTDGAPPATAFRGVPGDGVDGYAREAVVTPEHWFTPAPDGYSAGEAATLTCAGLTAWRALFVDGRTRPGSTVLVQGSGGVSVFALQFAKAAGARVIATSSSDAKLDRLKALGADELINYKQVPAWGAKALELTGGGGVDTVVEIGGAGTLDQSMVAARVGGHVALIGVLAGFAGPVQTALLMAKNLRVQGLTVGSRQQQIDMIAGIEANGIRPVISDHFPLEKLADAFRHQAANAHFGKIVVDI
- a CDS encoding electron transfer flavoprotein subunit alpha/FixB family protein, with the protein product MKTLVWVEHDGSAVKDATLAAVTAAAKLGEVHLLVAGEGVDGVAKAASEIAGVGKVHVADGAAFGHNLPENVAPLVAELMASHDAFVAPATTTGKNIAPRVAALLDVMQISEILSVEGPKTFTRPIYAGNAIATVESSDAKLVLTVRGTAFEKAATSGGSGAVEAVSAGGDAGISSFVGAEIAKQDRPELTSAKIIVSGGRALGSSEKYEEVIVPLADKLGAALGASRAAVDAGYVPNDYQVGQTGKIVAPEVYFAIGISGAIQHLAGMKDSKTIVAINKDEDAPIFQVADLGLVADLFSAVPELTGKI
- a CDS encoding alkylphosphonate utilization protein; protein product: MADDDYVYDEASGEWLSVSDVAARNAAEAAAPEVRDAVGNLLADGDSVVLVKDLNVKGAGQTLKVGTVIKSIRLTGDAQEIDCRHAGIKGLVLRAEFVRKR
- a CDS encoding serine hydrolase domain-containing protein, with the translated sequence MHGKRLALAMMLACAGFGAIAKPAQAMVSAAESVKIDKARIDAAIEAMIADGRAAGTSALIWQDGREVYFGAAGMADRQAKRPMRRDTIAQIYSMTKPVTGVALMQLWEAGKFRLDDPLAKYLPEYTNMRVYAGKDAAGQPRYLPDERPISVRDILRHTAGFAYGAGPTPAHDAYVAADPLALTVPLAETSRRLATVPLLYQPGRQWEYSIAVDVQAALVEKLSGQPFADYVRTHIFEPLGMAETAWRQPDARLARFAAMNVKQDGKLVQQPAAEAQKLNFEDHALTPGGFGLASTLDDYSRFARMLLNKGSLDGVRILKPSTVELMATDQLDPAITERAWLPGKGAVGFGVDFAVRKSPPQTAEENRGAVGEFFWDGMASTLFWVDPANRLTAVFFVQTIPYDGTLHRDFRAAVYGPDYKGPAGD
- a CDS encoding DUF389 domain-containing protein — translated: MAGNHPGVPGLGDAPFNAGGRRSARPGAGREVDDDDNGIGDDDVHGRALVLASVARDARLNQKFLLLITLSAAIATLGLLQGSAAVVIGAMLVSPLLGPIMGVGFGLATLESNLIKRSLITMAAGMAVAVIVAMLIIWLSPINDVTPELRARTQPTLLDLGVAVVGGIAGVYAIMRKLSGVMVGVAIATALVPPLSTIGFGLATGRFDFALGSALLFLTNTLAIAFAATIVARVNRFGPSLTAQHTMMQVAGIVVTLGILSIPLALSLNAIVREIGARNAVQTELDRLLDPSDRVDSLNVRMEGDDVSVDGVVLVDQYAAQLNPALARQVQRKLKRSVRVNIVQLRQQTNAAAQVEEQLNRRVTTLEQREGDSRNIIAGLTVGELVPRERVLVDAQARRVVVQRDREAEGEQVAAAIDRIMASVQANHPQWLIQNGALTVAEAPAAEEAAAE
- a CDS encoding class I SAM-dependent methyltransferase, whose protein sequence is MIRPLALAVLLAISATPLAAKESTVSYKAALDDPARPAADRERDAARKPADLLAFAQIAPGEKVGDFVMGGGYVTRLLAAAVGPAGKVYGFQPAEFIAFKKQYGDDQAAVDAAYANVDAVAGPFAAPAFPEPLDTIITVQNFHDLYLKPFPEGTGARASAALFAALKPGGTLVVVDHSAADGSGTSLSDSLHRIDKDAVVAALTGAGFKLEAENDLYRRPDDPRTANVFDKEIRGKTDQFALRFRKPK